A genomic region of Limnohabitans curvus contains the following coding sequences:
- the rpsN gene encoding 30S ribosomal protein S14, which produces MAKQALIERELKRDRLVAKYAAKHAELKAIATDFKRSDEERAAARLGLQKLPRNANPTRQRNRCAITGRPRGTFRQFGLGRAKIRELAFQGNIPGITKASW; this is translated from the coding sequence GTGGCTAAACAAGCATTGATCGAGCGCGAGCTCAAGCGTGACCGTTTGGTTGCAAAGTACGCTGCTAAGCATGCTGAGTTGAAGGCAATTGCCACCGACTTCAAGCGTAGCGATGAAGAGCGCGCAGCTGCCCGTTTGGGTCTGCAAAAGTTGCCTCGCAACGCGAACCCAACACGTCAACGTAACCGTTGCGCAATCACCGGTCGTCCACGTGGCACGTTCCGCCAATTCGGCCTTGGCCGCGCCAAGATCCGTGAATTAGCCTTCCAAGGCAACATTCCCGGCATCACCAAAGCCAGCTGGTAA
- the rpsE gene encoding 30S ribosomal protein S5 — protein MAKFQAKAQGDGPEDGLREKMIAVNRVTKVVKGGRILGFAALTVVGDGDGRVGMGKGKSKEVPAAVQKAMEEARRNMTKVTLKNGTIHHKVHGRHGAANVMMIPAPKGTGIIAGGPMRAVFEVMGITDIVAKSHGTSNPYNMVRATLDALNNSTTPAEVAAKRGKNIEEIFA, from the coding sequence ATGGCTAAATTTCAAGCTAAAGCGCAGGGTGATGGTCCAGAAGACGGACTCCGCGAAAAAATGATCGCGGTCAACCGCGTCACCAAAGTGGTTAAAGGCGGCCGTATTCTCGGTTTCGCAGCTTTGACTGTGGTCGGTGATGGCGATGGCCGCGTGGGCATGGGCAAGGGCAAGTCGAAAGAAGTGCCAGCTGCTGTCCAAAAAGCGATGGAAGAAGCCCGTCGCAACATGACAAAAGTCACTTTGAAAAACGGCACGATTCACCACAAGGTGCACGGTCGTCACGGTGCTGCAAACGTCATGATGATTCCAGCACCTAAGGGTACCGGCATCATTGCAGGCGGTCCAATGCGCGCTGTGTTCGAAGTGATGGGCATCACTGACATCGTGGCAAAGAGCCACGGTACATCGAACCCATACAACATGGTTCGTGCAACTTTGGATGCTTTGAACAATTCCACTACGCCAGCAGAAGTTGCTGCTAAGCGTGGCAAGAATATCGAAGAAATCTTCGCCTAA
- the rplR gene encoding 50S ribosomal protein L18: MLTKKEQRLRRARQTRIRIANQGVARLMVNRTNLHIYATVVSACGTKVVATASSAEADVRKQLGATGKGGNVDAAQMIGKLIAEKAKKAGVEKVAFDRSGFAYHGRVKALADAAREAGLQF; the protein is encoded by the coding sequence ATGTTGACCAAAAAAGAGCAGCGACTCCGCCGGGCACGTCAAACACGTATTCGCATCGCCAACCAAGGCGTTGCACGTTTGATGGTGAACCGCACCAACTTGCACATCTACGCTACTGTGGTTTCCGCTTGCGGTACCAAAGTGGTTGCGACAGCATCCTCAGCCGAAGCCGATGTGCGCAAGCAACTGGGCGCAACAGGCAAAGGCGGCAACGTCGATGCGGCGCAAATGATTGGCAAGCTGATCGCTGAAAAGGCGAAAAAAGCTGGCGTCGAAAAAGTGGCGTTTGACCGTTCAGGTTTTGCTTACCACGGTCGCGTCAAGGCTTTGGCCGACGCAGCCCGCGAAGCTGGCTTGCAGTTCTAA
- the rpsM gene encoding 30S ribosomal protein S13 has translation MARIAGINIPPHKHTEIGLTAIFGIGRTRARKICEATGIDYAKKIKDLTDSDLEKIRDQIAEFTIEGDLRRETTMNIKRLMDIGCYRGFRHRRGLPMRGQRTRTNARTRKGPRKAAQSLKK, from the coding sequence ATGGCACGTATCGCTGGCATTAACATTCCGCCGCACAAACACACTGAAATCGGCTTGACAGCCATTTTTGGTATTGGTCGCACACGCGCTCGCAAAATTTGCGAAGCAACTGGCATTGATTACGCAAAGAAGATCAAAGATCTGACTGACTCGGACCTCGAAAAGATCCGTGATCAGATCGCTGAATTCACGATTGAAGGTGACTTGCGTCGCGAAACAACAATGAACATCAAGCGTTTGATGGACATCGGTTGCTACCGCGGCTTCCGTCACCGTCGTGGTCTGCCTATGCGTGGCCAACGTACGCGTACCAACGCTCGTACACGCAAGGGTCCGCGTAAAGCAGCCCAGTCGTTGAAGAAATAA
- the rpsD gene encoding 30S ribosomal protein S4 has translation MARYLGPKAKLSRREGTDLFLKSARRSISDKCKFDSKPGQHGRTSGQRTSDFGLQLREKQKVKRMYGVLERQFRRYFAAADRQKGNTGANLLTILETRLDNVVYRMGFGSTRAEARQLVSHKAITVNGQQVNIASYLVKAGDVVAVREKSKKQGRVLEALELAKQVGMPAWVEVNLEKAEGVFKKTPDRDEFAADINESLIVELYSR, from the coding sequence GTGGCACGTTACCTAGGCCCCAAGGCCAAACTCTCACGCCGTGAAGGCACCGACTTGTTCTTGAAGAGCGCACGCCGCTCGATCAGCGACAAGTGCAAATTCGACAGCAAGCCAGGCCAACACGGCCGCACTTCAGGTCAGCGTACGTCTGACTTCGGTTTGCAATTGCGCGAAAAGCAAAAAGTCAAACGCATGTACGGTGTGTTGGAGCGTCAGTTCCGCCGTTACTTCGCAGCTGCTGACCGCCAAAAAGGCAACACCGGTGCAAACCTGTTGACTATTTTGGAAACACGTTTGGACAACGTGGTGTACCGCATGGGCTTCGGCTCTACACGTGCTGAAGCACGTCAGTTGGTGTCACACAAAGCCATCACCGTGAACGGTCAACAAGTCAACATCGCTTCTTACTTGGTGAAAGCCGGTGACGTAGTGGCTGTGCGCGAAAAGTCTAAAAAGCAAGGTCGCGTATTGGAAGCTCTCGAATTGGCCAAACAAGTGGGCATGCCTGCTTGGGTTGAAGTGAACCTCGAAAAAGCTGAAGGCGTCTTCAAGAAGACCCCAGACCGCGACGAATTCGCTGCAGACATCAACGAATCTCTGATCGTCGAACTTTACTCGCGTTAA
- the rpsH gene encoding 30S ribosomal protein S8 produces MSMSDPIADLLTRIRNAQMVAKPTVMVPSSKVKIAIAQVLKDEGYIDGFQIKKDAGKTELEITLKYYAGRPVIERIERVSRPGLRVYKGCGAIPQVMNGMGVAIVTTPQGVMTDRKARATGVGGEVLCYVA; encoded by the coding sequence ATGAGCATGAGTGATCCAATCGCCGACTTGCTGACTCGCATCCGCAACGCGCAAATGGTGGCTAAGCCCACTGTGATGGTGCCATCTTCCAAAGTGAAGATCGCCATTGCGCAAGTGCTGAAAGACGAAGGCTACATCGACGGTTTTCAAATTAAAAAAGACGCTGGCAAGACTGAGCTTGAGATTACTCTCAAGTACTACGCAGGTCGTCCAGTGATCGAACGCATTGAACGTGTGAGCCGTCCTGGCTTGCGCGTTTACAAAGGCTGCGGCGCTATCCCCCAAGTCATGAATGGCATGGGTGTGGCAATTGTCACAACACCTCAAGGTGTGATGACTGACCGCAAAGCACGCGCTACCGGTGTCGGTGGCGAAGTGTTGTGCTACGTCGCTTAA
- a CDS encoding 4-hydroxybenzoate octaprenyltransferase, with protein sequence MRERLALYLDLIRWNRPAGWLLLLWPSLAALWVAADGWPGWHLLAVFVLGTVLMRSAGCCINDVADREFDRHVKRTAERPVTRGAVSVREALLVGAVLALAAFGLVLTTNPATIVWSFAGLAVTLMYPYAKRYVSMPQAVLGVAFSFGIPLAFVAVGGARLTWQDIHLQTLNDVVPMQAWGLMLFNLFWVLAYDTEYAMVDRDDDLRIGMKTSAITLGRHDVSAIMAFYAVYLCGWYGLLASEKLGGAWTFALCLAALQAVWHFLLILDRSRDGCFRAFRLNHWLGGTVFAGIAVSYALR encoded by the coding sequence ATGCGTGAACGCTTGGCCTTGTATTTAGACTTGATTCGCTGGAACCGTCCCGCCGGTTGGTTGCTGTTGTTGTGGCCCTCGCTTGCTGCGTTGTGGGTGGCGGCAGATGGCTGGCCCGGCTGGCATTTGCTGGCGGTGTTTGTGCTGGGGACTGTCCTGATGCGCAGCGCAGGCTGCTGCATCAACGATGTCGCCGATCGCGAGTTTGACCGTCACGTCAAACGCACCGCAGAGCGACCCGTCACACGCGGCGCGGTGTCGGTGCGCGAGGCTTTGCTGGTGGGCGCCGTGCTGGCGCTGGCTGCATTTGGCTTGGTGCTCACCACCAACCCCGCCACCATCGTGTGGTCGTTTGCAGGCCTGGCCGTGACTTTGATGTATCCCTACGCCAAACGTTATGTGTCGATGCCGCAAGCGGTGTTGGGCGTGGCGTTTAGCTTTGGCATTCCTTTGGCGTTTGTCGCGGTGGGCGGTGCCAGGTTGACGTGGCAAGACATCCACTTGCAAACCTTGAACGATGTGGTGCCCATGCAAGCTTGGGGCTTGATGTTGTTCAATTTGTTTTGGGTGTTGGCGTATGACACCGAGTACGCGATGGTCGACCGCGACGACGACCTTCGAATTGGCATGAAGACCTCGGCCATCACCTTGGGCCGCCATGACGTGTCGGCGATCATGGCGTTTTATGCGGTCTATCTCTGCGGCTGGTATGGTTTGTTGGCGTCCGAAAAACTGGGCGGGGCTTGGACGTTCGCCTTGTGCTTGGCGGCATTGCAAGCGGTGTGGCACTTTTTGCTCATCCTTGATCGTTCGCGGGATGGATGTTTCAGAGCGTTTCGCTTAAACCATTGGCTGGGCGGCACCGTATTCGCTGGCATTGCCGTGAGTTACGCCTTGCGCTGA
- the rpmJ gene encoding 50S ribosomal protein L36 yields MRVSASVKKICRNCKIIRRKGVVRVICTDPRHKQRQG; encoded by the coding sequence ATGAGAGTTTCGGCTTCGGTCAAAAAAATTTGCCGCAACTGCAAAATCATCCGCCGCAAGGGCGTGGTTCGTGTGATCTGTACAGATCCACGCCACAAACAGCGTCAAGGTTGA
- the rpmD gene encoding 50S ribosomal protein L30 yields the protein MTTPQTVKIQLVRSPIGTKESHRATVRGLGLRKLNSVSELQDTPAVRGMINKISYLVKVL from the coding sequence ATGACTACCCCTCAAACTGTGAAGATCCAATTGGTGCGTAGCCCAATTGGCACCAAAGAATCGCACCGTGCCACCGTTCGTGGCTTGGGCTTGCGCAAACTGAATTCTGTGAGCGAGTTGCAAGACACGCCTGCAGTGCGCGGCATGATTAACAAGATCAGCTATCTGGTCAAAGTGCTGTAA
- the rplF gene encoding 50S ribosomal protein L6 codes for MSRVGKMPVTIPQGVDVSVNNAQISVKGSGGTLSVAAHALVKVVNEAGQVTFTPVDDSREANAMSGTLRQLVNNMVTGVTKGFEKKLILVGVGYKAAAQGSKLNLAVGFSHPVNKDMPEGIKVETPAPTEIIIKGADRQRVGQVAAEIRAIRPPEPYKGKGIRYSDEKITIKETKKK; via the coding sequence ATGTCCCGAGTAGGAAAAATGCCTGTGACCATCCCCCAAGGTGTGGATGTGTCTGTTAATAACGCCCAAATCAGTGTGAAGGGTTCCGGCGGTACGCTGTCGGTTGCTGCCCACGCATTAGTGAAGGTTGTCAACGAAGCTGGTCAAGTGACTTTCACGCCAGTTGATGACTCTCGCGAAGCCAACGCCATGAGCGGTACTTTGCGTCAATTGGTCAACAACATGGTGACCGGTGTGACCAAAGGCTTCGAGAAGAAGTTGATTTTGGTTGGTGTGGGTTACAAAGCTGCGGCACAAGGTTCTAAATTGAACTTGGCCGTGGGTTTCTCTCACCCCGTCAACAAAGACATGCCTGAAGGTATCAAGGTTGAGACGCCAGCGCCAACCGAGATCATCATCAAAGGTGCTGACCGTCAACGCGTCGGTCAAGTGGCCGCTGAGATTCGTGCAATTCGCCCCCCAGAGCCTTACAAAGGCAAGGGCATCCGTTATTCGGATGAGAAGATCACGATCAAAGAGACCAAGAAGAAATAA
- the secY gene encoding preprotein translocase subunit SecY, whose translation MATTAPSIGNTDKFGDLRRRLVFLLLALVVYRVGAHIPVPGIDPNQLQQLFKGQQGGILSLFNMFSGGALSRFTVFALGIMPYISASIIMQLLTYVLPSLEQLKKEGEAGRRKITQYTRFGTLGLALFQSMGIALALEASAGLVNVPGFGFRMTAMVSLTAGTMFLMWLGEQITERGLGNGISILIFAGIAAGLPGSIGGLLELVRTGAMSILAAILIVIVVALVTYFVVFVERGQRKILVNYARRQVGNKVYGGQSSHLPLKLNMAGVIPPIFASSIILLPATVVSWFSSGDSMRWLKDISAALAPGQPVYVMLYAAAIVFFCFFYTALVFNSRETADNLKKSGAFVPGIRPGDHTAKYIDKILVRLTLAGAVYITFVCLLPEFLILKYNVPFYFGGTSLLIIVVVTMDFMAQVQNYMMSQQYESLLKKASFKTTL comes from the coding sequence GTGGCAACTACCGCTCCATCGATTGGCAATACCGACAAGTTCGGCGACCTCCGTCGCCGACTGGTTTTCTTGCTGCTCGCCCTGGTGGTGTACCGCGTGGGTGCGCACATTCCTGTGCCCGGCATCGACCCTAACCAGTTGCAACAACTGTTCAAAGGTCAGCAGGGCGGTATTTTGAGCTTGTTCAACATGTTCTCCGGTGGCGCTTTGTCGCGTTTCACGGTGTTCGCTTTGGGCATCATGCCTTACATCTCTGCATCGATCATCATGCAGTTGCTGACTTATGTGTTGCCCTCTTTGGAGCAGCTCAAAAAAGAAGGCGAAGCAGGTCGTCGCAAAATCACTCAGTACACACGTTTCGGCACTTTGGGCTTGGCTTTGTTCCAGTCCATGGGCATTGCCTTGGCGTTGGAAGCATCAGCTGGTTTGGTCAACGTGCCAGGCTTTGGTTTCCGCATGACAGCCATGGTCAGCTTGACCGCTGGCACCATGTTTCTGATGTGGTTGGGTGAGCAAATCACTGAGCGTGGTTTGGGTAACGGTATCTCTATACTGATTTTTGCTGGTATCGCAGCAGGCTTACCAGGTTCTATCGGTGGTTTGCTTGAATTGGTGCGTACTGGTGCGATGAGCATTTTGGCTGCCATCCTCATCGTGATTGTTGTGGCTTTGGTCACTTACTTCGTGGTGTTTGTCGAGCGTGGCCAACGCAAAATCTTGGTGAACTATGCGCGTCGCCAAGTGGGTAACAAAGTGTATGGCGGTCAATCGTCTCACTTGCCCTTGAAGTTGAATATGGCGGGTGTGATTCCTCCCATCTTTGCTTCGTCCATCATTCTCTTGCCCGCAACTGTGGTGAGCTGGTTCAGCTCTGGTGACAGCATGCGTTGGCTCAAAGATATTTCTGCAGCACTTGCACCTGGACAACCTGTCTATGTGATGTTGTATGCAGCTGCGATTGTTTTCTTTTGCTTCTTTTACACCGCCTTGGTCTTTAACAGCCGAGAAACAGCGGATAATCTGAAGAAGAGCGGTGCTTTCGTTCCCGGTATTCGTCCCGGTGACCACACTGCCAAATACATCGACAAAATTTTGGTTCGACTCACGCTTGCGGGCGCCGTGTACATCACCTTTGTGTGCTTGCTACCTGAGTTCTTGATCTTGAAATACAACGTGCCTTTCTACTTCGGTGGTACTTCGTTGCTGATTATTGTGGTTGTCACCATGGACTTTATGGCCCAAGTGCAAAACTACATGATGAGCCAACAGTACGAATCGCTGTTGAAGAAGGCAAGTTTCAAAACAACGCTCTAA
- the rplX gene encoding 50S ribosomal protein L24, whose protein sequence is MNKIRKGDQVIVLTGRDKGKRGVVSLRKDDSHLVVDGINLVKKHTKPNPMAGTQGGIVDKTMPIHQSNVAIFNAATGKADRVGIKVLADGSKVRVYKSSGEEIKAA, encoded by the coding sequence ATGAACAAGATTCGCAAAGGCGACCAAGTCATCGTCCTTACTGGGCGTGACAAAGGCAAGCGTGGCGTTGTGTCGCTGCGTAAAGATGACAGCCACTTGGTGGTCGACGGTATCAACTTGGTGAAAAAACACACCAAGCCAAATCCAATGGCTGGCACGCAAGGTGGCATCGTTGATAAAACAATGCCTATTCATCAGTCCAACGTAGCCATTTTCAATGCTGCTACTGGTAAGGCTGATCGTGTTGGCATCAAAGTCCTGGCAGACGGCAGCAAAGTGCGCGTCTACAAGTCCAGCGGCGAAGAAATCAAGGCGGCATAA
- the rplO gene encoding 50S ribosomal protein L15 — MELNNITHAPGAKHAKRRVGRGIGSGLGKTAGRGHKGQKSRSGGYHKVGFEGGQMPLQRRLPKRGFKSTTLKYNDEVTLADLQQLGAAEVDMLTLKAAGLVASIARVVKVVKTGELTTAVKLNGIGATAGAKAAIEAAGGSVA; from the coding sequence ATGGAACTCAATAACATCACCCACGCACCTGGCGCAAAACACGCCAAGCGTCGCGTTGGTCGCGGTATTGGCTCTGGCCTCGGTAAGACTGCTGGTCGCGGTCACAAAGGTCAAAAGTCACGTTCAGGCGGCTACCACAAGGTTGGTTTCGAAGGCGGTCAAATGCCTTTGCAACGTCGTTTGCCTAAGCGTGGCTTCAAGTCCACCACTTTGAAGTACAACGACGAAGTGACATTGGCTGACTTGCAACAACTCGGCGCTGCTGAAGTTGATATGTTGACACTGAAGGCCGCTGGCCTCGTGGCATCTATCGCTCGCGTGGTCAAAGTTGTCAAGACTGGCGAATTGACTACAGCTGTCAAACTCAATGGTATCGGCGCTACTGCCGGTGCTAAAGCTGCGATCGAAGCCGCTGGCGGCTCTGTCGCTTAA
- the rplE gene encoding 50S ribosomal protein L5 has protein sequence MARLQQHYREKVAAELTAKFGYTSPMQVPRLTKITLNMGVSEAVADKKVMDNAVNDLTKIAGQKPVVTKAKKAIAGFKIREGQPIGCMVTLRGVQMYEFLDRFVTVALPRVRDFRGISVRAFDGRGNYNIGVKEQIIFPEIEYDKVDALRGLNISITTTAKTDEECKALLAGFRFPFKTEVARG, from the coding sequence ATGGCACGACTCCAACAACACTACCGCGAAAAAGTGGCTGCTGAACTGACTGCTAAGTTCGGTTATACATCGCCCATGCAAGTTCCACGTTTGACCAAAATCACGTTGAACATGGGTGTGAGCGAGGCTGTGGCTGACAAAAAAGTCATGGACAACGCTGTCAATGACTTGACCAAAATCGCGGGCCAAAAGCCTGTGGTGACCAAGGCTAAGAAGGCGATCGCGGGTTTCAAAATCCGTGAAGGCCAGCCTATCGGTTGCATGGTGACTTTGCGCGGCGTTCAGATGTATGAATTCTTGGACCGTTTCGTGACCGTGGCTTTGCCTCGCGTTCGTGACTTCCGTGGTATTTCTGTCCGTGCCTTTGATGGTCGTGGCAACTACAACATCGGCGTAAAAGAGCAAATCATTTTCCCTGAGATTGAGTACGACAAAGTCGACGCACTGCGCGGCCTCAACATCAGCATCACCACGACGGCTAAGACTGACGAAGAGTGCAAAGCGCTTCTCGCTGGTTTCCGTTTCCCATTCAAGACAGAGGTGGCACGTGGCTAA
- the rpsK gene encoding 30S ribosomal protein S11: protein MAKSPSGAASRVRKKVRKNIADGIAHVHASFNNTIITITDRQGNALSWASSGGQGFKGSRKSTPFAAQVASEVAGRAAVDQGIKNLDVEIKGPGPGRESSVRALAALGIRINSIADVTPVPHNGCRPQKRRRI, encoded by the coding sequence ATGGCTAAATCTCCAAGCGGCGCAGCTTCACGCGTACGTAAAAAGGTTCGTAAGAACATTGCTGACGGTATCGCGCACGTGCACGCGTCGTTCAACAACACCATCATCACCATCACTGACCGCCAAGGCAATGCATTGTCATGGGCTTCGTCAGGTGGTCAAGGTTTCAAGGGCTCACGCAAGTCCACACCTTTCGCAGCTCAAGTGGCTTCGGAAGTTGCGGGTCGCGCAGCCGTTGATCAAGGCATCAAAAATCTTGATGTCGAGATCAAAGGCCCAGGTCCTGGCCGTGAATCTTCAGTGCGTGCTTTGGCCGCATTGGGCATTCGCATCAACTCGATTGCTGACGTGACTCCAGTGCCGCACAACGGCTGCCGTCCACAAAAGCGTCGTCGTATCTAA
- the rplN gene encoding 50S ribosomal protein L14 — translation MIQTETRLDVADNTGAKSVLCIKVLGGSKRRYASVGDIIKVSIKEAAPRGRVKKGEVYSAVVVRTAKGIRRGDGSLVKFDGNAAVLLNAKLEPIGTRIFGPVTRELRTEKFMKIVSLAPEVL, via the coding sequence ATGATCCAAACTGAAACACGGTTAGATGTCGCTGACAACACCGGTGCGAAGTCCGTTTTGTGCATTAAGGTGCTCGGCGGTTCTAAGCGTCGCTATGCAAGCGTGGGCGACATCATCAAGGTGAGCATCAAAGAAGCCGCTCCGCGTGGCCGCGTCAAAAAAGGCGAGGTGTATAGCGCTGTTGTGGTCCGTACTGCCAAAGGCATCCGCCGTGGCGACGGTTCGCTCGTCAAATTCGATGGCAACGCAGCTGTGTTGCTGAATGCAAAGTTGGAGCCTATCGGCACCCGTATCTTCGGCCCAGTGACGCGCGAGTTGCGCACTGAGAAGTTCATGAAGATCGTGTCATTGGCTCCTGAAGTTCTGTAA
- the proC gene encoding pyrroline-5-carboxylate reductase: MSTPSNTSQTLAFIGGGNMASAIIGGLIKQGTPANRILVVEPFEEARQRLQAQFGVRILAVADATLAEAGLVIWAVKPQTFKEAAQQTRSFCAHALHLSVAAGIRSDSIANWLGTERVVRAMPNTPALVGLGQTGLFARAAVTAADKAWIEQVVATTGALLWVKDEPLLDAVTAISGSGPAYVFFFIEAMVEAGVKMGLTAEQATQLAIGTFEGASQLAKTASEPPSVLRERVTSKGGTTYAAITSMQNAHLGQLFETALKAAEIRAHELGDEFGA, encoded by the coding sequence ATGTCTACACCCTCTAACACCTCTCAAACCCTTGCATTCATTGGCGGCGGCAACATGGCCAGCGCCATCATCGGCGGCCTGATCAAGCAAGGCACGCCCGCCAACCGCATCTTGGTGGTTGAGCCTTTTGAAGAAGCGCGCCAGCGCCTACAGGCGCAATTTGGCGTGCGCATTTTGGCCGTCGCCGATGCCACCTTGGCAGAAGCAGGCCTTGTGATTTGGGCCGTCAAACCCCAAACCTTCAAAGAAGCCGCACAACAAACGCGTAGCTTCTGCGCCCATGCCCTGCACCTGAGCGTGGCCGCCGGTATTCGCAGCGACAGCATTGCCAACTGGCTTGGCACCGAGCGCGTGGTGCGCGCCATGCCCAACACCCCTGCACTCGTGGGACTGGGGCAAACCGGCTTGTTTGCCCGCGCAGCCGTGACCGCGGCAGACAAGGCATGGATTGAGCAAGTCGTTGCCACCACAGGCGCACTGCTATGGGTGAAAGACGAGCCATTGCTGGATGCCGTCACCGCCATCTCGGGCTCTGGCCCTGCGTATGTGTTCTTTTTCATTGAGGCGATGGTTGAAGCGGGCGTGAAGATGGGCCTGACCGCAGAGCAAGCAACGCAACTGGCCATCGGCACGTTTGAAGGCGCGTCACAACTGGCCAAGACTGCCAGCGAGCCACCCTCGGTCTTGCGTGAACGCGTCACATCGAAAGGCGGCACCACTTATGCCGCCATCACCTCGATGCAAAACGCCCACCTAGGCCAACTGTTCGAAACCGCGCTTAAAGCCGCAGAAATACGCGCGCACGAGCTAGGCGACGAGTTTGGCGCGTAA
- a CDS encoding LysR substrate-binding domain-containing protein, with protein sequence MTLTELKYIVAVAREKHFGRAAEACFVSQPTLSVAIKKLEEELDVKLFERSANEVAVTSLGEEIIRQAQSVLEQAANIKEIAKRGKDPLAGPLKLGVIYTIGPYLLPSLVRQAISRTPQMPLMLQENFTVKLLEMLRTGEIDCAIMAEPFPDTGLATAPLYDEPFMAAVPSNHSLAALKEVSADALKNETMLLLGNGHCFRDHVLEVCPEFARFSSNAEGIQKSFEGSSLETIKHMVAAGMGVTLVPRLSVPKEALNTQAKRKKNEETYVRYLPITDDKGGEPPTRRVVLAWRRSFTRYEAIAALRNAIYACELPGVTRLS encoded by the coding sequence ATGACCCTTACCGAACTCAAATACATCGTGGCTGTGGCCCGCGAAAAGCACTTTGGCCGCGCGGCCGAGGCCTGCTTTGTGTCGCAACCCACGCTGTCGGTGGCCATCAAAAAGCTCGAAGAAGAGTTGGATGTGAAGCTGTTTGAGCGCAGCGCCAACGAAGTGGCCGTCACGTCTTTGGGCGAAGAAATCATCCGTCAAGCGCAAAGCGTGTTGGAGCAAGCGGCCAACATCAAAGAAATTGCCAAGCGTGGCAAAGACCCGTTGGCAGGTCCGTTGAAGCTGGGCGTGATTTACACGATTGGCCCGTACTTGCTGCCTAGCCTGGTGCGCCAAGCGATTTCACGGACGCCGCAAATGCCGCTGATGCTGCAAGAAAACTTCACCGTCAAGTTGCTGGAAATGTTGCGCACCGGCGAGATTGATTGCGCCATCATGGCTGAGCCTTTCCCAGACACGGGCCTTGCCACTGCGCCTTTGTATGACGAGCCCTTCATGGCCGCAGTCCCTAGCAACCATTCGCTGGCGGCTTTGAAGGAGGTCAGCGCGGATGCGTTGAAAAATGAAACCATGTTGCTGCTGGGCAATGGCCACTGCTTTCGCGACCATGTGCTGGAGGTGTGCCCCGAGTTCGCCCGTTTCTCTAGCAATGCCGAGGGGATTCAAAAGAGCTTTGAAGGTTCGTCGCTGGAGACCATCAAACACATGGTGGCGGCAGGCATGGGCGTCACGCTGGTGCCGCGTTTGAGCGTGCCCAAAGAAGCGCTGAATACACAGGCCAAGCGCAAAAAAAATGAAGAGACGTATGTGCGCTATTTGCCCATCACCGACGACAAAGGCGGTGAACCGCCCACACGCCGCGTGGTGTTGGCGTGGCGCCGCAGCTTCACGCGCTACGAAGCGATTGCTGCTTTGCGTAACGCCATCTATGCCTGCGAATTGCCAGGCGTGACCCGTCTGTCTTGA